The genomic DNA tttactttttatttactatCGTTAAATAGtcaaatgttccaatttagtctatTGGAACCCGATTTCACATTATTAGCCACCCCAAAAGTATTTGGTAAGTATACTTCCTACTTTACATTTACATAGTCTATGGGATggagtgggcaaactttttgacttgaggaccacaaagggttctaaaacttgacagatgGGTTGGATCAGATGCTTGAGGAGTTTTGGTAAGCAACCTCACATGAGAATCTggacaaaacatgttttttttttcatttaaaaacgggtttttgttcatattttagtgccaattgcaccaaaacacgcacagaaaaaaaaacgctcGGTTATGTTGGAATGATcaaaaaaatgactgatttgAAATACACACATGAACGTGacgtgagaaaaacaacaaatcttacaacacaacatgaataaatgaaaaataactttctgcacctaaacacaaCTCAGTTTATTTGTGGTGCAACATCTAATTTTGAGACTCCAAGATAACAggtaaatataaaacattaatatggattatcaatataatttattccagtgttTTTCTGGTCTACTGTATACCCTTATACCCAAGAGTATTTGATAAAATTAACTTaaagtgtactactttttgtCAAGGGACCTTTtataagtcccactccaatcactTGATCTgctgttcccagtggtctttcaaattattatgtctattttataggcaaaatccaaaaacctgtgtcgttagTGCAGactggcaggagttcatcagaaaattaTCTCAGACTTGTGGGTGGAAGTAaacctccactgatatcccatcatctctttgtttacccTCTTTACAAATAGTTTACGATCCCAACATTAGGCAAGCagcattggagctatccagtcgagCAGTTTTGAagcagatgccagctcggataAAGAAACCAAAGACGTacctggatctatttgtcagttGTGGGTCACAAaatttcaaactgtattttctcaTCTGCTCCCATTTTGAgcaaagaaattctcagaaatggaGTTTTTATCTGTAACTCTTTGTTATTAGTTCActaccatgagaaaaatgctacaaaaatgtggtaaaaacacaactttcattggagtgggtcattttttttagagtcTTGGCTGTTATTTTAGCGCAGAAAACACCTAATGAAGGtcaaaaagtaatttaagaAACCAGACTTATGGAAAGTATTATATtagttttttgtggcatttttaaagttatgtaatTATACAAAGGGGCCCTTCCACTAAAACGACGAGACTCATATGGTGGGTGGATACCTAAAACAACAGGAAACCCAGCCGCTGAGGCCGGATGCGGGTCTGTTTGTGTAACATTCGTCTGTTTTTGGGTAGCTTACATTTCAGACCCGTTCATCTCAGATCTTTGCCCAGTCATgcccttttttcctcttttttttccatagagGAGGGCGTTCACGTGGGTTAGTGACAGCCCGTACCGACGACTCTGATTCGAGGAGGGACTCTTAGCCCGTCCCCTATGATAGGCTGTCCCTGGTGACGTCACTGCAATCAGCTGTTAGAGgtccacaacaacaacaaaagaaggCGCAGTCGGGGGACTAAGAAGGAAACGGactgcaaggaaaaaaaagaacctcaCTGTGACTCCCGATGTACAGTCCGTAAATTAacgatttttatattttatttcttccgAGAAGAAACCaccagtttttctatttttcgaAAAGTAACGAATTTTACCTCCGTTTTAAGGATTTGAATCCCGATCTGAAGCCGTTTACATCTcctccgtctgtctgtctgccgcaGGTGGGTTCTTTGTTTTGTGTCGCGGATCGTTCACGGCCTCACCGCCGTTCATCTTGATGCTAATGCTCTTTTCGGTGTACATGGCAGCTTATGGCGACACTAAGACAATCCTAACACGTTattgtgcttttaaaatgttcaattttattgaAGTTACAGCTCTGTTCTCCCTGCAGCCTCTTTTTATTTGCTTGGTGAAATCGTATTTCCTTTGCCTCGATTGTGTTCTAAGAAGGTTCTGGAAAATATGTCATAACATAGTTGTGCAGATAACAATTTACTAAGCAGATGGGCTGTGCGGTTTGGACCCGCTAGTGTAGAATTACAGCCTCCTCCCCTTCCCCTTGTTTAACCATCAAAACCGTCCATCGCTTGCAGGCTGCTGCCTCTTTATTACTGGATCAGTGTGGCTTTTAACCCTAAAAACTAATGTTTagattgttattatttattggtttattcaCTCTACAAAAAtagtgcatttttttcatggaaaacatTACATTACATGTTAGTTTGCCGACAAGTTAATGTGATTTGTGATCGACATTTGGATGTAAATTGANNNNNNNNCAATTTACTAAGCAGATGGGCTGTGCGGTTTGGACCCGCTAGTGTAGAATTACAGCCTCCTCCCCTTCCCCTTGTTTAACCATCTCACATATAGTCTGCCTGcttatgaataaattaaacgAATGATTACCCTGCATGCTTTGCGAGAACTGCATGAATCTGACAATCATCTTTAGTATTTCTCCTTGAAATGAGCTGACACGGCAGCGAAGGGTGGAGGAGAAACAGGTGCAGCAGATTATCCGCCTGTTGTTGTTGATGTTGAAACAGTCAGTCAAGTTTAAGCCCTCTTTTCGGTTCGCTGTTGGCCACAGCTGCTCGGTGTTGGCAGAGGCGGAGTCAGCGGGTTGCTTTGTAACAGTAACGCTCCTTCATTTTATTTCCTCCCTGCTCGAAGTATGATGGAAATTAGTGACTTGCGAGCACAATACTAGGACGTGAATGCATCGTCGTCGCTCCTTCAAGTGTGAGTGTACGTTCAATGCGAAGAAAAACATCGTACAAATCAGTTATTTACGATGAATCcagaaaagattttttacaGCGACCACGTCTGCCCCCTAGCGGTGTTCAGCTATTATTGCAGCTAATGTAGAAAACCTGTAAATGTCTGAAACAAACCTTATTTTTCCTATTACATTTAAATAGCTGAACCTTAATCATTtggaaaactgattttaaaacagTTAGAACTTTTTTGGACTCATGTTTTGCTGATGCAATTTATATTAGGAGGGggatttgaacaattttgataATTACATCAGATTGTGAGCATAATCCTTTGTTTAGTAGTTCAggctaaacaaacagaaaaggttTTGCAtcttcatttgtcttttttattttggaaaaactgtTCTGCCAAAAAATCAACTGAAATCTAAGCCTTGGCAGCTTCATAAACAACTAAGGACTTAAAAGGCAATGAAGGGGCATGGTTTACCTGGCTGAAAGCCACCAGGACTGTGCCAGTGGATGTCATTCATACAGCAGCTGCATGTCTGATACGTACACTGCTCACTTTTCATTCTGTCTGCTTTCCTAATGTGAAACGCCGCAGCTCGTCTAGCACGCCGGCTGCCAGCCAGCTGTGTCTGCGCGTCCTCTGAGGACAGCAGAGCCCTTTATGCGCAGGTTCGCTTCTCTGCTCCCGTTGAACTGGTTATCAAGCTTCAGCTTCTGCATCACGTCTGACAGGAAATGAATTCGCTGGTTGTGATTTGCTTTAGAGCTGAGATAATCTTGTTAGTTACAATAAAACTGTCAAATATTAAAGGGGCAATAAGTTAGTCTGCTCGGGTTTCTGGGCTCTTAATAACCTCTTGACTGGTTATTGAGGTTATTGGCtcttaaatcactttttttatgattttttttcttttggcacCATCTTTTACACCATACTTGATGATACTGTAGGACCGTCTGGAAATGTTCTCCGGTCTATTTCTGTCTTCCCACTTTGCTGCCCGGTTTGGGGCTTGTTTGCCAACTCCAGCCTTTAAACATTTGTCTGCACTAAACATCGGTTAAAGTAATGAGGGAAAGTTCCTACTGACGTTTTTAATtgtctgtcttctttttctcctctcagaTTTTCTTTGTACCTTTGCACTCGTTGAACCTGACGCTGAGCGATGTCTAGCCTGATCTCACTGGCCATCAGATGATCCATGACCACCCCCTCACCGATGCACTTTAGCACCTTTCCAGAGCCTTCTACTCACTGTTCAGCCTGCAGCTGATGACCAAAAAGACCGCCACGCCTCCCCGCCGTTGGTTGCAGCTACGCCCCTCTCGCGGCCTCACGCCTCAGAAGGACGTTCCGGGATGTTCCAGGTGTTCGCCAGCGCTCTGTTCAGGGACGACGTGGAAGAGCTGAGCCAATGCAGCCGACCTGGAGACGACAagcgggaggaggaggaggaggaagacgaagACTGGATCCTGGTTAACTATCTGAGTAAGTCCAGAACACAACAGAATCAGTGAGTGGAGGGAGATACTTATGCcccgtttccactgagcggacCATACCACTTTTGGACCCCCTTTGGTTGTAAGTCagtagaaaaatggaacagactGTTTTGCGCAGACTACTGTTGAAACTTGTTGATACCGCGATACAGTGAAGGAACACTATAAATCATGCACTTAAATGAAGGGGTCAAACAAAATGGTAGTTGGGCCGTGCATAACGagtacaacaaataaaaaaattaaaaacagttcaGGGTTTCTCCATTTGGCAGTGTCAAATTAGATGTGCATGTAGTCATTTTGCAGGTCTGTAGAAACATGCAGTCTTCTAGGTACAGTTACTGACTTTGACGTCacactttttaacttttttaggaTTGAAGTTGTATAAAAGCCACTGGGAAAACAGCACGTTTCATcctgaaaatgtcaaacttcCATAAACTCTTCCTAGTCTGTGCAGACCCAGGTGGAACACAACGCTAAGACACACCAGCTAACTTCATATGAAGTTCAGATTGTATTCTTGATCTTCACTGACatacaattgtgttttttttcctattaaatTACACATAAAAGAAGCTCATGCCAAATGCCGTACTTCTATTTTATACCAGAGTTTTTCTACTCCAGCTGCAGCACCAGTAAAAATTCAAGTCGCTCATGCAGAACCTCCAACTCCAGCCTTAAAGAGCGGTTTGAGAGATTGTTCAAACTGGAGTGTCAAGCTGGAGAAAGGCGGGGCCAAATCACACAAACATAGACAGTCGGCTTTATTTGGAAACGGCTCCTCCAACTGACGTTTTACATGCAGAGACGGATAAATCAAAAGTGTCAGGTCAGTGAGAAAGATACTGTGTAATTTTAGAGGTTTGTGATGGCAGGTAAAAGTTGAGCCAAGTTTCCAGAGACCTAAAACAGATCCCAGTCAAAACAGACACGACATGGCGAGCGCTTTATCAGGTCACACGCCGAATGCAGCCGCAGCAGCAGATAGATCCCGCTGCAGAGACTTCCAAAAGGGTGAAGGCTGGGACAGCTTTGCTTTGGTCCTCCGCTCGCCCACTGCCGGTTTAGAATAGTCAGCTCCAATTCCAAAACTCTGTGGTTATTTCAGGCGGGAGAAGGTAAGCAAGCTGTTGTATTGGAAGGAGTATAAAGGAAAGCTTGCAAACTGTTGAATAAATGAGCAGTAAACATATGAATATAATGGAAAGAATGAATGctcaacttatttttaaattaatttaaaaagtcaaataactGGTTATTTAACTCCTGCTCCATGAAGTCGATGCATGCCTGCACCTGCAGCCTCTGCAGATGGACTGGGTCGGCGAGGAGCGGGCCGATGCTGATGAGAGGATAAAGTGTTGCAGATCAGCTGCTGGGCACTGAGTCAGCACTCTGCAGGTTGTTGGTAAACAAGGATCCCTCTGTGAAATGCCACGCGGCGGGATCCATGTCGCAGGGAGAAAATGATCTGCAGGCGCCTCGGACTGCCAAGAAAATGAGAGCATCGAGTTTAGGTCACAAACTTTTAGATTTGGttacaaaataataacttttgCAAAGGCTGAgaagaaatgttctttattatCTGACTTCTGGAGAGAATGACACGTCCTCACACAAACTGAACCGAAATCAAGCAGACATCTGCTTAGTCGAGACAAAGCTATATTTAGCCTGCAGTCTGCTCGCTTGAGATCATGTTTCAGACTCATAACTTCCTGTTTCTCCGTTAATAATTAAAGGCTTCAACTTGTTTGAAAACAAGTTTCTTCTACTGTGTCTATTGTGCTCTGGAACACAGAACAGGTAGATGTTTTGCAGTAAAGGATGTTGGGACATTAAAGATGATTTTATGGCATAGGAATGTACTGCGGTCGTCCTGGCTGCTCTCTTGAAAAGGAAATGTCAATCATCTGGTTGATTTAAACGCTTTTGGAGTTTCATACAAGTTCAGGAGTCTGTGTGTGTATGCGTGTGTTTGCATTCTCAAATCTCAACATGCTGTGGGTTGGCTGAAAAAGCAGAAGGTTTCGGCTGATCAACATTCACCAaatgttgtttatgtttgtcAATCTGCTGCTGCAAAGATGAGCTACAGTGCCTCCTGCTGGAAGACTGAGGTCACTCCATTTGTGTTGTTGAAGCTCAATGgctcaattagaaaaaaatatatatttttacaaaagaaaagagacaatttttttacaaacgttgttaaactttatatttttaacagtagtgctgccataaacgattattttagtggtcgactaatcaccaattatttttttcagattagtcttctaattgggtcatgtgcaaagtggatgtaaaacacacatcttaaccatcattagctttaaactaactaaaagctAGGCATTatttgtgataatgctagcgtgaatgctgtaagctgaatttggcaactgaagatgctagtgacaatagctgaagatgattaaattgatggctgataacgctgaagctgaaagccctctaaaatattagttaaatgccaaattagccaaactagctagcatCCAGTTGaaatgttagcctaaaaaactgaaaaaaatcctaaattagcctaaacagctatcaagtaactgaaatatttgctaaattcaaaaatagactaaaaaaacaaaagaaattagcttaggttagccaaagcaactagcatgtaactgaaataaaaaacagcctaaaaaaaacggaaaaaaaaaaaaatacttaagttaaccaaaacaggtagaatgtagctgaaatattggctaaattcctaacagcctaaaaaaccttaataattgccaaaatagtccaaaaagctagcataatggcattataactttcaactttactactctctgactccatataatataaagactaatcgactattaaattagtcgtcgactattttaatagtcgattagtcgaccaatcgtgaCATCCCTATTTAACAGCAtctttctctctgtctctctaTAGCTGACGCCTGCTCTAGTCATTGTGCCGACGGCCTTTCTGGATCCAGGCTCAGCCCTGAagatgaagacgaggaggaggaggatctgGTGATGATCCCCTCCCCTACGGCCAGTCCTGCCATCCGCTATCCCTCCTGCACCTCCCTGAACTCCGTGGCTGACACCGACCCCGATGGGGGCGTCGACGAATACGTGGACGACGAGGAGGGCGGCTTCCTGCGTCTGGACGCCTGCTCCCTGGAGGAGAGCTGGTTCGTCACCCCGCCGCCCTGCTTCACCGGCCGCGGCAGCCAGCCGGTCCTCCTGGAGACCAGCCCTCTGGAGAACCTGCTGATCGAGCACCCCAGCATGTCCGTGTACGCCCACCACAGCCCGCCCCGACTGATGCTCAACCCGCTCCCGCAACACTCTCTTGAAGGAAAACTGGACTTTTTGTCCAGCGCTCGTCCCTCTGATCGGAAAACGTCCAGAGGAAAGGAAAAGGTCAGATGCACAATTGAAGGATCTCGACACAGGTAAAAATCCTGTgtagatcatttttttctgttttttttgtttgttttttattaacaaagagaagaaagtttcacctttaaagacccactcagaaagaaatcttatttttggcatttttaacttgtttttgcagcattttcctGACGATACccaacatatataaagaaaattaagattaaaaccaTGTCTCTAAGtagttctttatttaaattgttgtgattcaggagcagaaaagaaagtactttttgaaaaagagcttattagTGATGCAGACAATACTCCCTAATCTGAGCTCTCAGCTACGTGGACGGGAAGAgcggcggggttgctctgcgccaatGGTCCCGTCCACATAACAGACACatgagctactgctgctctgtagaaactgccctagaaaatgactggattttttattttagttaaaaactacaaatttggatttaaaataCAACTGGGAACGTGTTTAGAATAGATTAAAACATgttcagagtgggactttaaagttattaaatattatttatgctTAGTTAAcccttttttgtaaacaaactaaCTTGAAAATCTGATGCTTTTATGTCTAAATTATGCAAAATTAAcagctttaaatgtcaaaaaactagaaatatttctagttttttggAAGATAACAGAACCATTTGAAAAGTATTAGTAGTGTGacttatattgaaaaaaaaagcaaaagacttttgtttttcctcttgaGAAATATCTTCTCTGACCAACAAATGTGAGTTTCCTGTCAGTTTCCTGATCTTCTGTGGTTCTACGCCCCCTTCAGGCAGGAGGTAGCAGCCGCTCAACGCCGCCCCAACCTCCACTCTCCCTGCTATGCTGCAACGCTCTCCCCCAACGCCGgcttcctgcagcagcagcagcgaccAGGTAACGCTGCCCAGCGCTCCCAGCCTCTCTCCCGCAAAGCCCTGCGACGCCACAACCTTCTGCGCCCCCCAAAGACCGGCACCATGCACCTTCACCAGCCGATCCAGAGGCACCTCAACTTCTGAGGCGTTCACCGTCACTGTCAGCACAGTATGGAACCGGAACACTAGTCACCCACCAACCTTTATGCTTTTTGTCTTCTCATTAACAAACACCAGCAAACAGCTAGTTACAATAACCCAACGATGAGCCGCCTGATTGGTTCTGAAATCTGACCGGACAGTGAAATAGGGAATTTCTGTTTCACAGAAAATTTGCTCTGCCATCCTCCGCTCATCACCCCTCTTGTGTCAATCACAAAAAGgagaaatcctcttttttttttccttcacggACGACTTCACATGTGGAATCAATGCTGTAGGTCACTTTACTCAGCGGCAGGTTCACGGCGTGGCAGCATGGTCCAGTGGCCTGAAAAATTCAGAACCTAAATCACTTGAATGTGTACAGAGCAGCAGTACAATGTTTCTACGTAAAAATAATCCAGCTTCAAGTGCAGACTATGAACACGGGTTTAATGCAAACACCCCTCAAATAATTTGTCTAAGGAATCCTTGATTTCTGAAGCTTCTGCTCTTATTTTTCTGGAGAACTCAGTACATTCACTTGATTATCATGAGCTTTTGTTTGAAACTCCTTTCGAAGTGCAATACTTTTTAGACTCGCTTGGTTGTCAGTCCGAAGACTCACTCACTCACGCTTTGGACTTCTTGTTGAACAGCCTTAACAAGACGTTTACTGTAGATCCAGTTACAAGTTCAAACAGTAACCAAACCGTTTTCCCAGGTTGAGCCGAGTGTCGTCGCTGAAGACTGACATAAAAATGGTTTCAGAAAATTGGCTCTCTGAGTACTGTAGTTTTTACTCTTCGTTTTTACCTCCTGTAAATTGatgttatatatgttttttattttattcaaatgttaaatTCTTTGTTAAATCATAAAAGCCACTGTTACAATTCAAATCTCAGCCTCATATAAACGACATTTCATTCTGTCCTCAACAAATCCCCTTTTTTTGTACTGAAAGCTTCCTGTAGCGCCACTGAACCTGCCTCTGACTTTTTAATTCAGTACTTTTCACGGTTTcttcattttgagaaaaaaaaaaatatgggttAAACATCACTAAACTCGTGTTTTATGGTAGCTTTGAGATGTAAAAGATGTAagtaaaatgtatgaaaaaaacaaaacaaaagaaaacaaaaaaaaagtccaaaatatttttttgaaagaaaaaaacaaatgacataTCAGTATGAAGTTATACACGTTAATGGATTCTTGCCTAGGTATGTTTGGTTTTTTGTTAGTGTGCACTTTGTTGCATGGTTGTAGAGTTGTTTTGTGAtggttgaaaaaagaaatgaaaaaaggacttttattattattgttttcttgtatCTGTTCTGAAATGAATCTGCAGTCCACTTCTCAGGGTCACAACTAATCACCTTTACACTTTAGGAAAATGCAGATCTACTTGACAgctgttgatttgttttcacGCTTGGACATTTCCAGCTCTTCTTGCCGGGCGCTCCCTCCTAAATTCGTTTTGTTTCTGAAATGCTTCACAGTTGAATGTTGGGAATCCATCAAAGAAGCAGAGAttctttcagtcttttttatcCTAACATGGTTTGTactaattgttttgttttctttgctaaactagttacattttgttaaacggatgtttaaaccaaaaaaaaagtagatttgtttttttacactagTGTGTTATacctttgttatttttttgtgttattttagagTTGATCTTGGCCTTTGAGCTCTGAAATAGTAGTCTTATAAAAATGTCTGCTATGGGAAAAGTGGAGCCTAAGCCAGGTCACCACACTGCAGAAATATTCAATCATACTAAATGACTGAATGAGGAGCATTACTGCTGGGAAAGAGGAAATAAACATCTAGTAAGAATTCTGATGTatgaaagttaattttttttatgtttttcttgagAATCATAAGATCTTTTAACGTTTTTACTCCTAGATtcaatacttttttgtgttagCTTTGAatttctcaagaaaaaaaacagatttaaagttttgtttctcttttctcGTTTGTTCTGGACTGGTTTTGAGGCAGGAAAAGGGCTCTAACTTAACTGAttcacttgtaaaaaaaaatgtattgaatattGTTCAAACTTAACAAACATGTCAGTTAAAGTTTCAGCTCATGGAATGGATGCTatgaagtaaaaatgttcataaatgatttaattacttgaggaaaaacaaaggaaaaactgCAGTGTGGCTTTTCTGGTTGTGTTGATGGGATGAAGCACCAATATGTTTATTAGGTGTTTGCTGTACATAATGCGATTATAGAGTAAGTCTTTGATatatttatgccttttttttttagttctgagATGTTTAGATCTATTTGCTATCAACTTTTGCTATCACAAAACAGGCCATGTTAGGTTactgcaatgtttttttaatagaaattgaAACAAATTGAAGATGTTTGAGGGTCCTTTTGCTGTCGGGAGCCTTTAATGTTTATTGTGTGCTGTAGTTTCTTTCTCAGCTCATCTCACGTTCACTGAACTAACAGGgatttctaatgtttttgttcattgcCTTGAAATTTGTGGATCACGTGCCTTCCAGGTTAAAATGTTGTAATGACAATGCATCAATGAAGAACTTGAACTCTTTCTTTCTTAAGGCGTTCAGATCGGACGCAACGGATGAAAACACAGACATCAGAAACCAACNNNNNNNNNNNNNNNNNNNNNNNNNNNNNNNNNNNNNNNNNNNNNNNNNNNNNNNNNNNNNNNNNNNNNNNNNNNNNNNNNNNNNNNNNNNNNNNNNNNNNNNNNNNNNNNNNNNNNNNNNNNNNNNNNNNNNNNNNNNNNNNNNNNNNNNNNNNNNNNNNNNNNNNNNNNNNNNNNNNNNNNNNNNNNNNNNNNNNNNNNNNNNNNNNNNNNNNNNNNNNNNNNNNNNNNNNNNNNNNNNNNNNNNNNNNNNATTTTTGggtaaactttatttatcaaaGTAACTGGTCTCCTTTGTATTTTGGTTGTACGAAAGATCAATTCACTCTGTTCTGATGTCATTAAAATGCTTATAATAATGgggtcatttgtttttaaactgtaataGTTAATACATGTGATCTCTCataactttaataaatgttttcatactCAAAATACTGTCTATTGTCTTTATTGACTTTGAAATTATACGTTACAAGTTATAGACTAAAGGAAATAATTAAAGCTGATCAAATCATGAGGCTTTTCCTAGATAACCATTATGTAGGACtacaaatcaatatttattttaattaatactGCATATCAGATTAAGATAATTCAAATCATTCCTTACCAAAAAGAGGCTTAAAAAACACATCCTTGAAATAGAAAAACACgtcattttatgtttcaaaaacaggaaaataaaagtacttCCTGTTCAAGGAtgtaatttgtaaaataaataaatacaaatattttcataaaaacaatgtCTTAGGGTCCTCTTCCTGctcggatggatggatggaacgaAAACATACATTAATGTACAAAATATCTCAGAGGGacagaagaataaaaataatttacttataca from Oryzias melastigma strain HK-1 linkage group LG16, ASM292280v2, whole genome shotgun sequence includes the following:
- the tp53inp1 gene encoding tumor protein p53-inducible nuclear protein 1 isoform X1; translated protein: MFQVFASALFRDDVEELSQCSRPGDDKREEEEEEDEDWILVNYLTDACSSHCADGLSGSRLSPEDEDEEEEDLVMIPSPTASPAIRYPSCTSLNSVADTDPDGGVDEYVDDEEGGFLRLDACSLEESWFVTPPPCFTGRGSQPVLLETSPLENLLIEHPSMSVYAHHSPPRLMLNPLPQHSLEGKLDFLSSARPSDRKTSRGKEKVRCTIEGSRHRQEVAAAQRRPNLHSPCYAATLSPNAGFLQQQQRPGNAAQRSQPLSRKALRRHNLLRPPKTGTMHLHQPIQRHLNF
- the tp53inp1 gene encoding tumor protein p53-inducible nuclear protein 1 isoform X2 translates to MFQVFASALFRDDVEELSQCSRPGDDKREEEEEEDEDWILVNYLTDACSSHCADGLSGSRLSPEDEDEEEEDLVMIPSPTASPAIRYPSCTSLNSVADTDPDGGVDEYVDDEEGGFLRLDACSLEESWFVTPPPCFTGRGSQPVLLETSPLENLLIEHPSMSVYAHHSPPRLMLNPLPQHSLEGKLDFLSSARPSDRKTSRGKEKAGGSSRSTPPQPPLSLLCCNALPQRRLPAAAAATR